The Prinia subflava isolate CZ2003 ecotype Zambia chromosome 5, Cam_Psub_1.2, whole genome shotgun sequence genome window below encodes:
- the PTH gene encoding parathyroid hormone, which translates to MTSIRNLARAAIILCAMCFFTTSDGRPMVKRSVSEMQLMHNLGEHRHTVERQDWLQMKLQDVHSALEDARALRPRKDDVVLGRRLLPEHLRAAGQKKSTDLDKAHMDVLFKTKP; encoded by the exons ATGACTTCTATAAGAAACCTGGCCCGGGCTGCAATCATTTTATGTGCCATGTGCTTTTTTACAACCTCTGATGGACGACCAATGGT GAAAAGGTCAGTGAGCGAGATGCAGCTGATGCACAACCTGGGTGAGCACCGACACACGGTGGAGAGGCAGGACTGGCTGCAGATGAAGCTGCAGGATGTGCACAGTGCCCTGGAGGACGCCCGCGCGCTGAGGCCTCGCAAGGACGACGTCGTGCTGGGCCGGAGGCTGCTCCCGGAGCACCTGCGGGCGGCGGGGCAGAAGAAATCCACGGACCTGGACAAGGCTCACATGGATGTGCTCTTCAAAACAAAGCCATAG